From Candidatus Dormiibacterota bacterium:
CCGAGGGGTACGTCGCGGGGGTCGCCTCGGTCGAAAAGGGGAAGTTCAAGTCCATCCGGGTCACGCTGCGCTACGACGAGGAGGGGACGCCGATACTCTCGGGCATTCAGATGGTGAGCCGGCCCGGTCGTCGCGTCTACGCGGGTTCCGGCGAGATCCCGCCGGTGATGGGCGGGCTGGGTGTGAGCATCGTGTCGACGCCCAAGGGT
This genomic window contains:
- the rpsH gene encoding 30S ribosomal protein S8, producing the protein MTDPISDMLTRIRNAVRARHPRVEIPHSNMKLAIASILKAEGYVAGVASVEKGKFKSIRVTLRYDEEGTPILSGIQMVSRPGRRVYAGSGEIPPVMGGLGVSIVSTPKGVLSGHDARKAGVGGEIVCNVW